The following are from one region of the Capsicum annuum cultivar UCD-10X-F1 chromosome 1, UCD10Xv1.1, whole genome shotgun sequence genome:
- the LOC107839933 gene encoding uncharacterized protein LOC107839933, whose protein sequence is MEERERVLRREKSVLNSLKRYFAPVSSKLPQSSSSIQNTPRVEENLNQVEENHHSAKRQKQRVNLNSLLVDPKERKFIWEYNLNDRDEIRRAYIQRGPHQPRVREFPQRDISGLKCRFNRKWFKIYHDWLEYSEIEDVAYCLCCYLFQDESIHQGGGETFSSIGFKSWNKNKRLDMHVGGPNSDHNKVKKKCEDLMQQEQSIEAAFVKPSNQTKLEYKICLQASVDVDIVTACKLETVKVIMEDLNGDYFSLLVDESCDVSRKEQIAIVLRYVDGGESVVERFIGIVHVHDTSALCLKEAVVNYLTQHSLSLSCIRGQCCDGASNMQGHLSGLKVLIQQESRSAHAIHYFAHQL, encoded by the exons GTTCtaaattcattaaagagataTTTTGCTCCAGTATCATCAAAGTTGCCGCAATCAAGTTCATCCATTCAAAATACTCCTCGCGTGGAAGAGAACTTGAATCAAGTAGAAGAAAATCATCATTCTGCTAAAAGACAAAAGCAAAGAGTAAACTTGAATTCTTTACTGGtagatccaaaagaaagaaaattcatTTGGGAATATAATCTGAATGATCGTGATGAGATTAGGCGAGCATATATTCAAAGAGGTCCTCATCAACCTCGAGTTCGAGAGTTTCCTCAAAGAGATATTTCTGGATTAAAATGTCGTTTTAATCGTAAATGgtttaaaatatatcatgattggTTGGAGTATAGTGAAATTGAAGATGTTGCttattgtttatgttgttatttatttcaagATGAAAGCATTCATCAAGGTGGAGGTGAAACATTTTCAAGTAtaggattcaaaagttggaacaaaaacaaaagattaGATATGCACGTTGGAGGGCCGAACAGTGATCACaataaggtaaagaaaaagtGTGAAGATCTAATGCAACAAGAACAATCAATTGAAGCCGCATTTGTGAAGCCATCCAATCAAACCAAGCTTGAATATAAAATTTGTTTACAAGCTTCTGTTGATGTG gATATTGTCACTGCATGTAAACTTGAAACAGTTAAAGTTATTATGGAGGATCTAAATGGTGATTATTTCTCATTGTTAGTAGATGAATCTTGTGATGTGTCACGTAAGGAACAAATTGCAATTGTTTTGCGTTATGTTGATGGTGGGGAATCTGTTGTGGAACGATTTATAGGGATTGTCCATGTTCATGATACTAGTGCTTTATGTTTAAAAGAAGCAGTTGTTAACTATCTTACTCAACATTCTTTGAGTTTATCTTGTATACGAGGGCAATGCTGTGATGGAGCAAGCAATATGCAAGGACATCTAAGTGGCCTTAAAGTTTTGATTCAGCAAGAAAGTAGATCAGCTCATGCAATTCATTATTTTGCTCATCAACTTTAG